In Solidesulfovibrio sp., the following proteins share a genomic window:
- a CDS encoding periplasmic heavy metal sensor, whose product MRKNMHIPAIVALSLALAVPALAQSGHQQHAGAAPAEAAKAAPAVDPDKAYVLNQEYVARTAELHGKITAKKAELETLLATKADDTAAVKKLVAELSALRGQLDEQTTLFRIRYAKETGTPIRLTRDFGHQGGMMGEKGMEGCMMMGKGKGMMMGGMDHAMQGMDMGKGMDQGGAPGMNMPAPSGAPATAPQKAG is encoded by the coding sequence ATGCGCAAAAACATGCACATCCCGGCCATTGTCGCCCTGTCCCTGGCCTTGGCCGTTCCGGCCCTGGCCCAGTCCGGCCACCAGCAGCACGCCGGGGCGGCCCCGGCCGAGGCCGCCAAGGCCGCCCCGGCCGTGGACCCGGACAAGGCCTACGTCCTCAACCAGGAGTACGTGGCCAGGACGGCCGAACTGCACGGCAAAATCACGGCCAAGAAGGCCGAACTGGAAACGCTACTGGCCACCAAGGCCGACGACACCGCCGCCGTCAAGAAGCTCGTGGCCGAGTTGTCCGCCCTTCGCGGCCAGCTCGACGAGCAGACCACGCTGTTTCGCATCCGCTACGCCAAGGAAACCGGCACGCCCATCCGCCTGACCCGGGACTTCGGCCACCAGGGCGGCATGATGGGCGAAAAGGGCATGGAAGGCTGCATGATGATGGGCAAGGGCAAGGGGATGATGATGGGTGGCATGGACCATGCCATGCAGGGCATGGACATGGGCAAGGGCATGGACCAGGGCGGCGCCCCGGGCATGAACATGCCGGCCCCGTCCGGCGCCCCCGCCACCGCCCCCCAGAAGGCCGGCTAA
- the ribB gene encoding 3,4-dihydroxy-2-butanone-4-phosphate synthase, which translates to MNQSYSGIVSEHQSVIAAIESLRQGGGIVVTDDADRENEGDLIFAAETLTVPQMAMLIRECSGIVCLCLTEEKARQLDLPPMVEKNTCKNGTAFTVTIEAAEGVTTGVSAADRVKTVKTAAAPQAKPCDLARPGHVFPLIARPGGVLARRGHTEATVDLARLAGLPPCGVLCELTNPDGTMAKGAQIEAFAARNGFPLVTVEALAAYRLAIADR; encoded by the coding sequence ATGAATCAGTCCTATTCCGGTATCGTAAGCGAACACCAAAGCGTCATCGCCGCCATCGAATCCCTGCGCCAGGGCGGCGGCATCGTCGTCACCGACGACGCGGACCGCGAAAACGAGGGCGACCTCATTTTCGCCGCCGAAACCCTGACCGTGCCGCAGATGGCCATGCTCATTCGCGAATGCAGCGGCATCGTCTGCCTGTGCCTGACCGAGGAAAAGGCCAGGCAGCTGGATCTGCCGCCCATGGTCGAAAAAAACACCTGCAAGAACGGCACGGCCTTCACCGTGACCATCGAGGCGGCCGAGGGCGTGACCACCGGTGTGTCCGCCGCCGACCGGGTCAAAACGGTCAAGACCGCCGCCGCCCCGCAGGCCAAACCCTGCGACCTGGCCCGGCCCGGCCATGTCTTTCCGCTGATCGCCCGGCCCGGCGGCGTGCTGGCCCGCCGGGGCCACACCGAAGCCACCGTGGATTTGGCCCGCCTGGCCGGCTTGCCGCCCTGCGGCGTGCTGTGCGAGCTGACCAATCCCGACGGCACCATGGCCAAGGGAGCCCAAATCGAGGCCTTCGCCGCCCGCAACGGCTTTCCCCTGGTCACGGTGGAGGCCCTGGCCGCCTACCGCCTGGCCATAGCCGACCGGTAG
- a CDS encoding GGDEF domain-containing protein: protein MASPKAGPARRCPYKRNLSLRYVAALSLAAALSVATYGLFRQVMAAIDHAADVTAISGSQRLLTQRVLAQCLLLAAADDEEARRDIRARLKRAVDTLEANHDRLLADVRDPDSLVAHSRELEAIYFKPPLDLDARMRFFIKSTREFYATDSGRPALSDPRFLNVLVFGENDLLRDLTAVVQAYQRQALARLTTLRRVETGATVAMLVLLAAVGLFLLRPMVARICADRGRLEAANRALTELAVTDQLTGAYNRLKFNEVLGREIHRTERYAAPLSVIMFDIDHFKRVNDEHGHAAGDAMLRELAGRVRRSIRQVDWLFRYGGEEFVVAAPHTGLAQAAALAEKLRVLVAASPFPGDIPGSISLGVAQAIPGETVEALMGRVDAAMYRAKEGGRNRVAVDGAEEASGGRGA from the coding sequence ATGGCATCCCCCAAAGCCGGCCCGGCCCGCCGCTGCCCCTACAAACGCAACCTCAGCCTGCGCTACGTGGCCGCCCTGTCCCTGGCGGCGGCCCTGTCCGTGGCCACCTACGGCCTTTTCCGCCAGGTCATGGCCGCCATCGACCACGCGGCCGACGTCACGGCCATAAGCGGCTCCCAGCGCCTGCTCACCCAGCGCGTGCTGGCCCAATGCCTGCTTTTGGCCGCCGCCGACGACGAGGAGGCCCGCCGCGACATCCGGGCCCGCCTCAAACGCGCCGTGGACACCCTCGAGGCAAACCACGACCGCCTCCTGGCCGACGTCAGGGACCCCGATTCCCTGGTCGCCCATTCCCGGGAACTGGAAGCCATCTATTTCAAGCCGCCGCTGGACCTCGACGCCCGCATGCGTTTTTTCATCAAAAGCACCCGGGAATTCTATGCCACGGATTCCGGGCGCCCGGCCCTGTCCGACCCGCGCTTCCTCAATGTCCTGGTTTTCGGCGAAAACGATCTGCTGCGCGACCTGACCGCCGTGGTCCAGGCCTACCAGCGCCAGGCCCTGGCGCGCCTGACCACGCTGCGTCGGGTGGAAACCGGGGCCACGGTCGCCATGCTCGTGTTGCTGGCGGCGGTGGGGCTTTTCCTCCTGCGGCCCATGGTGGCCCGCATCTGCGCCGACCGCGGCCGCCTGGAGGCCGCCAACCGGGCGCTGACGGAACTGGCTGTCACCGACCAGTTGACCGGTGCCTACAACCGCCTCAAATTCAACGAGGTCCTCGGCCGCGAAATCCACCGGACCGAGCGCTACGCCGCCCCCCTTTCCGTCATCATGTTCGACATCGACCACTTCAAGCGGGTCAACGACGAACATGGCCACGCCGCCGGCGACGCCATGCTGCGCGAACTGGCCGGGCGCGTGCGCCGCTCCATCCGCCAGGTGGACTGGCTGTTCCGCTACGGCGGCGAGGAATTCGTCGTGGCCGCGCCCCACACCGGCCTGGCCCAGGCCGCCGCCCTGGCCGAAAAACTGCGGGTCCTCGTCGCCGCCAGCCCCTTTCCCGGCGACATCCCCGGCAGCATCAGCCTCGGCGTGGCCCAGGCCATCCCCGGTGAAACCGTGGAAGCCCTCATGGGCCGCGTGGACGCCGCCATGTACCGGGCCAAGGAAGGCGGCCGCAACCGCGTCGCCGTGGACGGGGCGGAAGAGGCCTCCGGCGGCCGGGGGGCATGA
- a CDS encoding helix-turn-helix transcriptional regulator produces MATLRTLPALDALPRQVYPRSESLPPDSTSPAHSHPFGQLSFAGDGVLLVRTETGSHVAPPQRAVWVPPGMAHQVAVSGRAEMRSLYIRADQDIFNPPRCLVLSVTPLARELILAVAALPVDYDEAGPPGRLVAVLLDQLASLPEAGLSLPWPRDPRLTAICKALGNAPDDSRPATAIARGAGMTERTLGRLFLAETGLTFGAWRRRFRLLASLSLLEAGKSVTATALECGYDSTSAFIAAFREAFGVTPGTFARQG; encoded by the coding sequence ATGGCGACCCTGCGCACCCTTCCCGCCCTGGACGCCCTGCCCCGGCAGGTCTATCCGCGCAGCGAAAGCCTGCCGCCGGACTCCACCTCGCCCGCCCACAGCCACCCCTTCGGCCAGCTGTCCTTCGCCGGCGACGGGGTGCTGCTCGTGCGCACCGAAACCGGCAGCCACGTGGCCCCGCCCCAACGGGCCGTCTGGGTGCCGCCCGGCATGGCCCACCAGGTCGCCGTCTCGGGCCGGGCGGAAATGCGCAGCCTCTACATCCGGGCCGACCAGGACATCTTCAACCCGCCGCGCTGCCTGGTCCTGTCGGTGACGCCCCTGGCCCGGGAACTCATCCTGGCCGTGGCCGCCCTGCCGGTGGACTACGACGAGGCCGGGCCGCCGGGACGGTTGGTGGCCGTGCTCCTGGACCAGCTGGCCAGCCTGCCCGAGGCGGGCCTGAGCCTGCCCTGGCCCCGGGACCCGCGCCTGACGGCCATCTGCAAGGCCCTCGGCAACGCGCCGGACGACAGCCGCCCGGCCACGGCCATCGCCCGGGGGGCCGGCATGACCGAACGCACCCTGGGCCGGCTGTTTCTGGCCGAGACGGGGCTGACCTTCGGGGCCTGGCGACGCCGCTTCCGGCTCCTGGCCTCGCTGTCGCTGCTCGAAGCGGGCAAAAGCGTGACCGCCACCGCCCTCGAATGCGGCTACGACTCGACCTCGGCGTTTATCGCGGCGTTTCGGGAAGCGTTCGGCGTCACGCCCGGCACGTTCGCCCGGCAGGGGTGA
- a CDS encoding bile acid:sodium symporter family protein, which produces MVGRIFRKMAKDWFLAGMIAAVALATLFPGFGATGGTMHAETVSDMGIFAVFLLHGLALSTRSLKQGMARWKLHLLVQSLTFVAFPLLFIPFRAAFGGIMPEGLMLGFLYLCALPSTIQSSVAMTAIGKGNVPAAIFNATLSSLLGIALTPAIVGLVIDMEGAGGMSFGKAVVNIATMLFLPFVLGQVLRPVLGDLASRHKKFINAFDKLVILMLVYGSFCDSVKSGLWTNNGIEVIALTMGGAAVFLAMALLLSSKVSKWLGFSMEDRITAIFCGSKKTLASGVPMARLLFGTHPALGMIVMPIMFYHQLQLFVCSIMAGRFADRFKAAQAPVAGTAPGLASSVEPALAVARVRH; this is translated from the coding sequence ATGGTGGGCAGGATTTTTCGCAAGATGGCCAAGGATTGGTTTTTGGCGGGCATGATCGCGGCGGTGGCCCTGGCCACGCTGTTTCCGGGGTTCGGGGCCACGGGCGGGACGATGCATGCCGAGACGGTGTCCGACATGGGGATTTTCGCCGTGTTTCTGCTCCACGGCCTGGCCCTGTCCACCCGGAGCCTCAAGCAGGGCATGGCGCGCTGGAAGCTGCACCTGCTCGTGCAGTCCCTGACCTTCGTGGCCTTTCCGCTGCTGTTCATTCCCTTCCGGGCGGCCTTTGGCGGCATCATGCCCGAGGGGCTGATGCTCGGCTTTTTGTACCTGTGCGCCCTGCCCTCGACCATCCAGTCGTCGGTGGCCATGACGGCCATCGGCAAGGGCAACGTGCCGGCGGCGATATTTAACGCCACGCTGTCGAGCCTGCTCGGCATCGCGCTGACCCCGGCCATCGTGGGCCTGGTCATCGACATGGAAGGGGCGGGCGGCATGTCGTTTGGCAAGGCGGTGGTCAACATCGCCACCATGCTGTTTCTGCCCTTCGTGCTGGGCCAGGTGTTGCGGCCGGTCTTGGGCGACCTGGCCTCCCGGCACAAGAAATTCATCAATGCATTCGATAAGCTGGTGATTTTGATGCTCGTCTACGGTTCGTTTTGCGACTCGGTCAAGTCGGGGCTGTGGACGAACAACGGCATCGAGGTCATCGCCCTGACCATGGGCGGCGCGGCGGTTTTCCTGGCCATGGCCCTGCTGCTCTCGTCGAAGGTCTCGAAGTGGCTGGGTTTTTCCATGGAGGACCGCATCACGGCCATTTTTTGCGGCTCCAAAAAGACGTTGGCCTCGGGCGTGCCCATGGCGCGATTGCTGTTCGGCACCCACCCGGCCCTGGGCATGATCGTGATGCCCATCATGTTCTACCACCAGTTGCAGCTGTTCGTGTGTTCGATCATGGCCGGCCGTTTCGCCGACCGGTTCAAGGCGGCGCAGGCGCCGGTTGCCGGGACGGCGCCGGGGCTGGCGTCTTCGGTCGAGCCGGCCCTGGCCGTGGCCCGGGTGCGGCACTGA
- a CDS encoding LysM domain-containing protein, whose amino-acid sequence MIRRALLSLFLVLVASLAQAADINHVARPGDTPAALSKVYHVSVAAILARNKGLDPCRIKVGDVILVPAPPDTPAPAPPPPPEAAPPNKAAMVPDEEPNGVRYVVIPGDNPAAIAERFGIPLDILSRANPGIDPKNLAVGRVLSIPQGVACPPPAVTVARPGDKNTGAPLVTDFQ is encoded by the coding sequence ATGATCCGGCGCGCGCTTCTTTCCCTTTTCCTGGTCCTTGTCGCAAGCCTGGCCCAGGCCGCGGACATCAACCACGTCGCCCGCCCGGGCGACACCCCGGCGGCCCTGTCCAAGGTCTACCACGTGTCCGTGGCCGCCATCCTGGCCCGCAACAAGGGCCTCGACCCCTGCCGCATCAAGGTCGGCGACGTGATCCTCGTGCCCGCCCCCCCGGATACCCCGGCGCCGGCCCCGCCCCCGCCCCCGGAGGCGGCGCCCCCGAACAAGGCCGCCATGGTGCCCGACGAGGAACCCAACGGCGTGCGCTACGTCGTCATCCCCGGCGACAACCCGGCCGCCATCGCCGAGCGCTTCGGCATTCCCCTGGACATCCTGTCCCGGGCCAACCCGGGCATCGACCCCAAGAACCTGGCCGTGGGCCGCGTCCTGTCCATTCCCCAGGGCGTCGCCTGCCCCCCGCCGGCCGTGACCGTCGCCCGGCCCGGAGACAAGAACACGGGCGCGCCCCTGGTCACCGACTTCCAGTGA